TCGTGCTCGGGCTGTGCAGGGCGACCGTGCCGACCTTCTCCGACGCGATCCTCGTCTATCTCCGCGACCCGCTGCCGGTGGGCGACGAACGGCCCGTTTCGCCGTTCGTCCTGCGCCTGCGCCGTACCGACAGGCTGCGTTTAGCCGGTGAGGACGCCGAGCTCGGCCCCGCTGTCCCCATCCCGGTCCTGGACCCGCAGACCGACCTCTCACCGACGGCAGAGCTGTGCGAGGTGCGGTCCGGAGGTGCGCTCTCCGAAGTGCTGCGCGGGGTGCGGCCGGTCTTCGGCGACTCCGCGGCCGCCCGGGCCGCGCTGCCCGAGCTGCTGGGCGACGGCCGTACGGTGCCCAGCGGCCACCGCGCGATACTCGCCCCGCTCCGCGGCAGGCGCCGGGTGATCGGCGCCGCCGTCTTCCTGCGCCGACCCGACCGGCCCGCCTTCGAGCCCAACGACCTTCTGGTCGCGGCCCAGTTGGCGACCCACACCGCGCTCGGCATCGACAAGGCCGTGCTGTACGGACGCGAGGCGTACATCGCCGACGAACTCCAGCGCACGATGCTGCCGGACTCGCTGCCCCAGCCGACCGGTGTCCGGCTCGCCTCGCGCTATCTGCCGGCGGCCGAGACGGCCCGCGTCGGCGGCGACTGGTACGACGCGATCCCGCTGCCCGGCAGCCGGGTGGCGCTGGTCGTCGGCGATGTCATGGGCCACTCCATGACATCGGCCGCGATCATGGGCCAGCTACGGACCACCGCTCAGACGCTCGCCGGGCTCGACCTGCCGCCGCAGGAGGTCCTGCACCACCTCGACGAGCAGGCCCAGCGGCTGGGCACCGACCGGATGGCGACATGCCTGTACGCCGTCTACGACCCGGTCGCCCACCGCATCACCATCGCCAACGCCGGCCACCCGCCGCCGATCCTGCTGCACCTGGGAGGGCGGGCCGAGGTGCTGCGCGTACCGCCGGGAGCGCCCATCGGCGTGGGCGGGGTGGACTTCGAGGCCGTGGAGCTGGACGCCCCGGCCGGCGCGACCCTGCTGCTGTACACCGACGGCTTGGTCGAGTCCCGGCTGCGCGACGTGTGGACGGGGATCGAGCAGCTTCGGGAGCGCCTTGCCGCCACCGCCCAGCTGACCGGGCCCGACCACTCGCCGCCGCTGGAGGCCCTGTGCGACGACGTGCTCGACATGCTCGGCCCGGGCGACCGGGACGACGACATCGCGCTGCTCGCGGCCCGCTTCGACGGGATCGCGCCGAGCGATGTCGCGTACTGGTTCCTGGACCCGGAGGATTCCGCCCCGAGCCGTGCCCGCCGCCTCGCCCGCAGGGCCCTGGCCCGCTGGGGTTTGGAGGAGCTGAGCGATTCGGTGGAGCTGCTGGTCAGCGAGGTGGTGACCAATGCCGTGAGGTATGCGGAGCGGCCTGTGACGCTGCGGCTGCTGCGTACGGACGTACTGCGCTGCGAGGTCGGCGACGACTCCCCGCAGCTGCCCAGACAGCGGCGGGCACGGGACACCGACGAGGGCGGACGCGGACTCTTCCTGGTGAACCGGCTGGCCAGGCGGTGGGGGGCCACACGCCTGTCGACCGGCAAGGTTGTCTGGTTCGAGCTTCCCACCCGTAGCTGACCCACATCCGGACCTTGTCCATGTGTACGACAGTGCCCGCAGATCGAACGATCTGCGGGCACTGTCGTACGGCTGCCGGGCGGGCTACGGCTTGATGACGGGATTGCCGTCCGGCCCGCCGGAAGTGCCGTCGGCGGGATCGGTTGACGGCGCGATCGTCGGCGACTGAGTGGGCGACTGGGTCGGTTCGCCCGTCGGCGTCTTGGTGGGCTTGCCCGTCGGCGTCTTGGTGGGCTTCTTCGTCGGAGTGTTCTTCGGTCCCTTGGACGGGGTCTGCGAAGGCGTCTCGGACGGGGACTGGGTCGGCGTCGGGTCCGGGTCCGCGGTCGCGCCCTCCTCGACCTCCAGGTCGAACTCGGCCGCGGCGGCCTCGTCGCTGAGCGCGCCCGTCGTGTACTGCTTCCAGATCTTCGCCGGGACACCACCACCGTTGGCGCGGCCCTCGTTGACTGTATTGGTCAGCGTGACCTGTCCGCCCTTGGGGTCCTCGCCGAACAGGGCGACAGCGGTGACCAGTTCGGGGGTGTAGCCCACGAACCAGGCCGAGCGGTTGTTCTCCGAGGTACCGGTCTTGCCCGCCGCCTGGTAGTCACCGGCCGCGTTGGTGCCCGAGCCGGACTTCACGACGCCCGTCATGGCTGCGGTCGTGGTGTCCGCCGCCTCGCGGCTGATGGCCTGGTCGCCCACCGGCTCGGGCAGATCGGGCTTGAACGACTTGTGCTCGGCGGACTTCAGAATCGTCGGCGTGACCTTCTTGCCATGGTTGTCGAAGGTCGCGTACACCCCGGCCATGTCCCAGGTGGAGGCGCCCATCGTGCCGAGCGACATCGCCGGCCGCTCCGGAAAGTCCTTGCCGTCCTTCATGCCGAGGTCGAGCGCGGTCTTCTTCGCCTTCTGCGGGGTGACGTCCACGATCATCTGTGCGAAGACGGAGTTGATGGAGCTGTTCGTCGCCCGCTGGACGCTGACCGGCCCGTAATCCTGGTCGTCCTCGTTCTCCGGCGCGAAGGGGGTGTCGCTGCCCACGACCGGCCGCTTGCTGGTGCCGTCGTACTTCGTGTTCAGGCCGATCCTGAGTCCGTCCTGGGTCTCGGCGCCGTTCTCCAGGGCCGAGGCGAGGACGATGGGCTTGAAGGTCGACGCGGGCTGGTAGTCGCGGCGGGTCGCGTTGGACAGCCAGTGCTCGGTGGCACCGATGCCGCCGTAGAGGGCGACGACATGCCCCGTCTTCGGGTCGACGGACGTCGCGCCCGCCTGGACGGTCGCGTCGGCCTTGTCCTTCTTGCGGTCGAGCCTCTCCTCGAGCTGCTTGTTCACCGACTTGACCAGTTGCTTCTGGCGCTTCTCGTCGATGTTGAGGGTGATCGTCCAGCCGCCGGCCTTGATCTTCTCCTCGCTGATGCCTGCGCGCTCCAGCTCGGCGTTGGCCGCGTCGACGAGGTAGCCGGTCTGACCCTCCATGCCCGGGGCGGCCTTGGGCTCCTTCGGCACGGGGAACTTCAGACCCGCGCGCGTGCCGGGGTCGAGCCAGTTCTCCTCGACCATGTTGTCGAGTACGTAGTTCCAACGCTCCTTGACCAGCTTCTTGCCGGCGCCCGAGGCGACGGCCCAGTCGTACTGGCTGGGGGCCTGGAGCAGGGCGGCGAGATAGGCGCCCTGGGCGACGTCCAGGTCCTTGGCGTCCTTGCGGTAGTACGCCTGGGCCGCGGCCTGGATTCCGTACGCACTGCGCCCGTAGTAGGCCGTGTTGATGTACCCGGCCAGGATCTCGCTCTTCTCCTTCTTCTGGTCCACCTTGAGCGAGATCACCAGCTCCTTGAGCTTGCGGGTGACCGTCTGGTCTTGGTTCAGGTAGTAGTTCTTGACGTACTGCTGGGTGATGGTGGAGCCGCCCTGCTTGCCCTTGCCCGTGAGGGTGTTCATCAGGCCGCGGGCGGTGCCCTTGAAGTCGACTCCGGAGTCCTTGAAGAAGGTCTTGTTCTCGGCCGCGACGAAGGTGAACTGCACGTCCCTGGGGATTTTCTCGAGCCCGACGATCTCGCGGTTGATTTTGCCGGAGCGGGCGAGGATCTTGCCGTTGCTGTACTTGTAGACGTTGCTCTGCATCTCGGCCTGGGCGTTGGCCGTGGGCACGGGCACGATCAGATAGATCACGAAGAACGCGCCCATCGCCAGCAGGCAGAGGCCGAAGAAGGTGCCCAGCAGCTTCCTCCAGGTGAAGAAGCGCCGTATGCCGGTTGGCTTGGCTTTCTTCGCCCGGCGCGCGCCGCGCTGCCGGGCCTGCCGCTCGTCCGCTCGGCCCATCGCTTCGTTGCTCCGCTCGTCGTCTTCTGTGGTCGCTTGGCCGGAATCGGCCCGGAATCAGCTCAGAAAGCTAACACCGCCCGTCCAGACAAAGGGCAACCGATCCGGTCTTTTCCTGACGTGAGAATCAGCACCCCGTCTCATGGAACCGACTCATGAGAGGTGCGCAGGGTTGCGAAGACGATTAAAGTGATATCACTATGCTAGAACGTCGGCGGGGGTCGCCGACGGCACGAACGGGGAGCAAACATGCCTGTCACCAGTACGTCGACCGTGGACGACCTGCCTCAGATGCCGACGCCACAGGTCCGTGAGATTCCGGCACACAGCATCGGCGGGGGACTCGCGCTGCTGCTGGGGCTGCTCGGCCTCGGAGGCGGAGTGGCACTCGTCGTGACCGGTGCGTCCGCCGGCGCGGCCGGCACGAAGGCGGCACTGATAGTCCTCGGCATCGTGATCGCGGTCACGGCCTTCTTCGCGATGTGCGGGCTGAACACGGTCGCGCCCGGCGAGGCGCGGGTGGTCCAGCTCTTCGGGCGCTACCGGGGCACGATCCGTACGGACGGACTGCGCTGGGTCAACCCGCTCACCTCGCGGACCAAGATCTCGACGCGGGTACGGAACCACGAGACCGCGGTACTGAAGGTCAACGACGCGTACGGCAACCCGATCGAACTCGCCGCCGTCGTGGTGTGGAAGGTCGAGGACACCGCGCAGGCGCTGTTCGAGGTCGACGACTTCCTGGAGTTCGTCTCGACGCAGACCGAAGCGGCTGTGCGGCACATCGCGATCGAGTACCCCTACGACGCGCACGACGAGGACGGCCTGTCGCTGCGCGGCAACGCGGAAGAGATCACGGAGAAGCTGGCGGTGGAGCTGCACGCGCGCGTAGAGGCGGCGGGCGTCCACATCATCGAGTCCCGCTTCACGCACCTCGCGTACGCACCGGAGATCGCGTCCGCGATGCTGCAGCGCCAGCAGGCCGGAGCGGTGGTCGCGGCACGGCGGCAGATCGTGGACGGCGCGGTCGGCATGGTCGAGGCGGCGCTGGCCAGGATCCAGGAACAGGACATCGTGGAGCTCGACGCGGAACGGAAGGCGGCGATGGTGTCGAATCTGATGGTGGTGCTGTGCGGCGACCGCGCGGCCCAGCCGGTCCTCAACACGGGCACGCTCTACCAGTGACGCCGCCGCCCGAGCGTAAGCAGGTGCTGCTGCGGCTCGACCCGGCGGTGTACGAGGCGCTGGCGCGGTGGGCGTCGGACGAGCTGCGCAGCGCGAACGCGCAGATCGAGTTCGTGCTGCGCCGCGCCTTGTCGGACGCGGGCCGTCTGCCGGGGGGCGTCGGCCCGCTCCCGCGGCGTGGCCGCCCGCCGACGCCCGCGCCGCGGGACGAGAAGGAGTAGCCGGGCCCGCCGGGGACGGACCCGCGCCTTGTCGGCGCGGGTCCGCTCCGCTTCCGCCCGATCAGATCCCTCCGTACTCCTTCATCACCCGCCTGGCCTGGGCGAAGAGCATGCCCACGTTCACCGACTTGCGGCAGACCGCGACCACGACGACGTCCTGGCTCTCGTTCATCCGGATGAACAGATGCGTCAAGTTGTCGCTGTTCACCAGGATTTCCTGGAAGTAGTGCTGATCGCTGGTGACACCCCTGCGCTCCTTGAAGACGTCCTCGATCATCACCACCGTGCGCCCCTGGAACAGGTCCAGCGTCGCTCCCGCGAGCAGGTCCAGGACCTCCGGCGGGTGGCTGTCGACGGTCTCGTAGGACAGGAGCATGCCGGTCGCCATGTCGACGACACCGGCCGCGAGACAGTCCGGTGTCTCGGCTCTCATGGCCTTCACCAAAGCCATGACGTGTTCCGAGAACCCCTGTGTCATGCGTTTCGTCGCCATGCGCGTTACTTCCCTTCGGACAGGATGGCTCCGATGCGCTTCAGCATCGGCTGGGAATCCAGGTGGAGTCGTTCGACGTCGAGGCCCTCGTCACCGAGCACCACCATCAGTGCCGTGTCGCCCACCGCGTACACGGCCGCACAGCCCTGGTTTCCGTAGACGACCGTGCGCCGCAGCGATCCGCGGCCCGTGGCCGTTGTCGTACGCCGGGCAAGGCCGAGGCCGGCCGCGGCGAGCGCGGCGAGCCCGTTCGGTTCGATGGCGTCCTCGGTGTCGGCGGCGATGAGCAGCCCGTCGACGGCCACCACCGCCGTATCGGTAATTCCTGGTATCTGGTCGCGAAGTCCCTTCATTTCCCCGGCCAGAGCCTTATGATCCATTCACTGAACCCCCTCGCACATGTGCATGTTTTTCCCGGCCCCTTCAGGAGTCCGTGACCCCGGAATTCGCTGCCCGGGTACGGCTTCGAAATCGGAAGAGCCCTTTCCAGCTCGTCGCGGAAACGTCCGCGGCGAGAGTCTTCTCCGTAATCCCGCTGGCCCCGGGAGTACGGCGGGGCAGATCGCCGGTCGCGTCCGCTCCGTCCGGGGCGGTGGCCGGACGCCTCGGAACCGGAGCCTGCGCCGCGAGCACGCGAGGGACGCCGGTCGGCGCGCTGCGCGTGGCTCGCTCCAGCAGCCCCTCGCCGAGCATCCGTGAGATCTCGACGGTCACGTGGTAGACGCCCCGGCCGATCATGAAGGCGATGTCCCGTGGGGTGCGCCTGCCGTCGGCGAGAAAGAGGATCTCCTTCCGGTGGGGCGCCAGGTCCTCGGCCGGTCCGTCGACGCCGCGGCCGGCGACGACCCGCTCGCGGTCGGGCAGGACGGGGTGGGGCAGCGCGGCAAGAGCGGCGAGTTTCCGGACCGCGTTGTCGAGCAGCCGCAGCGGGTCCTCGCCTGGGCCGACCGGGACGAGCGGACCGCTCTCGGGATCGGCGATGCACTCGCCCATGTCTCCCGCGATGACGGCGAAGACCGCGTCCTGCAGGGCCATCGCGGATACGACCTGAAGTTCGGCGGCGCCGATCTGCCCGCGCGCGACCAGTTCGGCGCCGGGCCTGCGCGCGTCCATGCCCGCCGGGACCAGATCGGCCCAGTCCGCCTCGCTGATCCGGCCGGAGCGCAGCAGCAGCGTCTGGATTCCGGGGGCGCCCGGGCTCTCGACCGCCACCACGCTGCCCTGCCGGAGATGGAACACTCCGCCGGGTCTGCCGCACACCCGCAGGACCATGGTGGATCCGGCCGCGCGGCACTGGGCCAACGCCAGTGAGAGCACTCCGTGTCCGGCACGGTGAAGGGATTCGCGGATGTCCGGCATCACTTCCCCCTTGGCAGCCGCGCCCTTCGATTCGGGGCACATGAATTGCAGCGCACACGAATGTCGGGGCGCATGAATTTCGCACTGGTGCCTGACATCTGACACCGAGGGGGTATGTGTATCAGCCGCGGAGCCGACTCTTCCGCCAGTCATGCAATATGACCGAAGCTGCAATGTCCCGCCGGTCGGAGACCGTCGACGATCAGAAAACCGACCGGCTACTTAAGAGTCAGCTCCGGCGGACAGCACCCGGACCGGGAGCACGGCCATCGCCTTCCGCAGCGCCTGCGCGAACTCGACGAACTCGCCCTGGCGTGCCGCGCCCGCACGCATCGCCAGGGCGATCCGGCGCGCGGGAGCCGGCTCCGCGAAGTACCCCGTCTGCAGCCGCCCGCCGCGGCCGGTCTCGACGTCGATCGCCGTACGCGGCAACAGCGTCACGCCGAGCCCGCCCGCGACCAGTTGCACAAGCGTCGACAGACCCGCGGCCGTGGTGGTCACCGGGGCACCCTCGGTGCGTCCCGCCTCGCGGCAGATGTCGAGGGCCTGGTCGCGCAGGCAGTGACCTTCGTCGAGCAGCAGCAGATGCAGCTCGCGCAGTGCCTCGCGCGGGATGTCCTGCCGGCCGCCCAGCCAGTGGTCCTCGGGCGTCACAAGAACAAAGTCCTCGTCGAACAGCGGAAGTTCCATCACCCCCGGCACCCCCAGGGGCACGGCGAGCAGCAGCAGATCGAGCCGCCCGGCCCCGAGGCCGTCCAGCAGTGAGGAGGTCTGCTCCTCGTGGACCTGGAGATCGAGGTCGGGATAACGGTCGTGGACGAGCCGCAGCACGTTCGGCAGCAGATAGGGAGCGACGGTCGGGATCACTCCGAGCCTGAGGACTCCGGTGAAGGGGGCGCGTACCGCCTCGGCCTCCTCCATCAGCTCACCGACCGCGTCCAGCACCGCCCGGGCCCGGGCCGCGAGCCTCTCCCCGGCCGGGGAGAGCAGCACCTTACGGGTCGTACGCTCCAGCAGCTGGACACCCAGTGCCACCTCAAGTGCGGACACCGCTCCGGAGAGCGCGGGCTGACTCATCCCGATTGCTGCCGCTGCGTCCCGGAAGTGCAGATGCTCGGCCACGGCCGCGAAGGCACGCAGTTGCGCGAGGCTCGGTTGTTTCATCCCGTTTGCTCCGCCCACTGATAGCTGTCTCCGATCGCGGCGACCGAGTCTAGCTATTTTTATGATCAATGCACCCTGTGCCAGGATCGAGCTCCGTCCAACCCCTGGAAGACCCCACAAGGGAAATCCACCTTCGCAAGGAGAGCGCGTGCTCACTGTCGGTGACCAGTTCCCCACGTTCGAACTGACCGCCTGCGTCTCGCTGGAGAGCGGCAAGGAGTTCGAGGAGATCAACCACAAGTCCTACGAGGGCAAGTGGAAGGTCGTGTTCGCGTGGCCCAAGGACTTCACCTTCGTCTGCCCCACCGAGATCGCCGCCTTCGGCAAGCTTAACGAGGAGTTCGCCGACCGCGACGCCCAGATCCTCGGCTTCTCCGGCGACTCCGAGTTCGTCCACCACGCCTGGCGCAAGGACCACGCCGACCTGCGTGACCTGCCCTTCCCGATGATGGCCGACTCCAAGCACGAGCTGATGCGCGACCTCGGCATCGAGGGCGAGGACGGCTTCGCGCAGCGCGCCGTCTTCATCGTCGACCCGAACAACGAGATCCAGTTCACGATGGTCACCGCCGGTTCCGTCGGCCGTAACCCCAAGGAGGTCCTGCGGGTGCTGGACGCCCTGCAGACCGACGAGCTGTGCCCGTGCAACTGGACCAAGGGCGAGAACACCCTCGACCCGGTCGCGCTCCTGTCGGGCGAGTGACCGGGATGTCCCTCGACGACCTCAAGTCCGCGCTGCCGGACTACGCCAAGGACCTGAAGCTGAACCTCGGTTCGGTCATCGGCAACAGTGCGCTCCCTCAGCAGCAGCTCTGGGGCACCGTCCTGGCCTGCGCGATCGCCTCGCGCTCGCCGAAGGTGCTGCGCGAACTGGAGCCGGAGGCCAAGGCAAGCCTCTCCCCAGAGGCATACACCGCCGCCAAGTCGGCCGCTGCCGTCATGGCGATGAACAACGTCTTCTACCGGACCCGGCACCTGCTGTCGGACCCGGAGTACGGCACGCTGCGCGCCGGGCTGCGGATGAATGTCATCGGCAACCCGGGTGTGGAGAAGATCGACTTCGAGCTCTGGTCGCTCGCCGTCTCCGCGATCAACGGCTGCGGCCAGTGCCTCGACTCGCACGAGCAGGTGCTCCGTAAGGCCGGTGTGGACCGCGAGACGATCCAGGAGGCCTTCAAGATCGCCTCGGTGATCCAGGCGGTCGGTACGACGCTTGACGCGGAAGCCGTCATGGCCGAGTAGGACCGTGTACGAGGGGCGCCCCTGCCGGCTTGGAGTCGGCAGGGGCGTCTGTCGTTCGGGCCTTGTGGAGTGAGGAGTTGGCCCGCCGCCGGCGCCGAGGAGGACCAGACCTCGCCAGGTGAGCAGCGAAGGGGCGTCGGGGAAGTGATGGCTGTGCCCGTGCGCTACTCCTCCTGCGCCCCAGGAGTCACCGGCACCGGAGCAGGGGCGAGTTCGGTCGCCACGACACTGTGCTGCGGCTGCGCGGCCCGCAGCGTCTGCTCCTTGCTGTACGCGCGCAGGTAGCCGACGACCGTGTTGGTCACCGCCACCAGCGGCACCGCCACCACCGCGCCGCCGATGCCCGCGGTCATGCCGCCCGCCGCGACCGCGAGGACGACGGCGAGGGGATGGACCCGCACCGCCCGGCCCAGGATGAACGGCTGCAGTACATGGCCCTCGATCTGCTGCACGGCCAGCACGACGATCAGCACCATCAGCGCGGTGAACACGCCCTGGGTGACCAGTGCGACGACGACTGCCAGTGCTCCCGAGACGACCGCGCCGACGAGCGGGATGAAGGCGAAAAGGAAGATGAACACGGCCAGCGGGACGGCCATCGGGACATCGAGGAAGTAGATGCCGAGGCCGATGAAGATCGCGTCGATCAGCGCCACTATCACCGTGCCGCGCACATAGGCGGTCAGCGTGCGCCAGGCCCGCGGGCCGGCTCCGGCGACACCCTCGCGGGCCTGGGCCGGGACCAGCTTGAGCACCCATTGCCAGATGCGCTTGCCGTCGTACAGCAGGAAGAGCGTGGAGAACATCGCCAGCAGCATTCCGGTGAGGATCTCGACCATCACGGTCACACCCTGCAGACCGGCCGAGGTGATCTCCTCGGTGTTGGTCCCGATGGTGTCGCTGAGGTTCTTGGCTATGTCGTTGATCTGCTGCTCGGTGACATGGAAGGGGCTGTCGAGCAGCCAGCGCTTGAGCTCCTCGATACCGTCCCTGACCCGGTCGGAGAGATCGTCGAGGTTGTCCATGACCTGCCAGACCACGAACCAGCCGACCAGGCCCATGACGACGAAGCCGGCGACCGCGGTGACGGCGGTGGCCAGTCCGCGCGGCAGCCCCAGTCTCTTCAGCCTGGCCACGGTGGGCTGGAGCAGCGCAGTGACGAGCAGCGCGGCGACGAAGGCGAGGACGACCAGTTGCACGGCGCTGATGACGCGGATCAGCACCCAGAGCGTGCCTGCCAGTACGAGCAGCCGCCAGCCGGCCTCGGCGGCGACACGGATGCCCCACGGAATGGCCGCGACGGGATCGGGCCTCGCGGCTATGGCGGGGGCGTACGAGGGCGGTGGCGGGACGTTTCCCCGAGCGGACGGCACTGCCTCGGGCACGACGACATCAGGCACGACGAGGTCGGGCATGCCGTCCATGGCCGCCTCGGTGCGCCGCTCCTCCAGGTGCTCGCCGATCCGGGTCAGAGAGGCGCCCATACCGGCAAGCCATCCTGGCAGTCGTGACATGATCTTCTCTCTTCCCCCCACCACTCCCCCCGGAGCTGTTCCGACCGACGGTACACGCACGAAGCCCCCCACCGTATGACGGTGAGGGGCTCCGCGAAGTTGAGCGGCGGCCGGTACTAGTACCAGTTGTTGGCCTGCCAGAACGACCAGGCGCCGCAGGGGCTGCCGTAACGGTCGTTCATGTAGTTCAGGCCCCACTTGATCTGGGTGGCCGGGTTGGTCTGCCAGTCGGCGCCGGCCGAGGACATCTTCGAGCCGGGCAGTGCCTGGACGAGACCGTAGGCGCCGGAAGAGGCGTTCTGCGCCTGGTAGTTCCAGCTGGACTCGTGGTCCACGATGTTGCTGAAGCACTGGAACTGGTCACCGGGGACCATCTGTCGTGCGATCGCCTGGACCTCGGAGACCGAGTAGGAGCTCTTCGCGGAGAAGCTCGACGCGTCGCGCACGGCGCTGCGGCTGGCTCGTGCGGCCTTCTCCTCGGCCTCGCGCTCAGCCTGCTCCTCGGCGGCTTCCTTCTTCGCCTTGGCGGTCTTGGCGGCCTGGATGCGGGCGGCTTCCTCGGCAGACCTCTTCGCGGCCGCGTCGGCGGCAGCGGCCTGTGCGTCGGCCTGCTGCGTCAGGGACGAGACCTGAATCTGGGCCTGCTGGCCCACGGGTATGTCTGCGAGGAGAGTCGCATCGGCTGCCGTTGCCTCGAGGTTGTCGCTCGAGGGCTGGGCATTGCCCGATGCAACGCCCACGACGGCGCCGACGGTGGTGACCGCAGTGGCGGATGCCACGGCGAATCCCCGGACCGAGATCCGGCTCACACGGTGTCCTTCCAGCATCGCCCGCATAGGTGACCTCGCGAGCGCAATCGTGCCCCTGGCGCTGGCCTCCCCTTGCTTGGGTCACGGGAGGCGCGGGCCCGGTGGGCAACTCCCTTGCGGGAGAAGCCCATGATGCTCGCGGGCGGCATACGACGACAGATCTTGAGTTGTGTGGTGCGGTGCACCTGGTGGTGCTGGTGTGCCGTATGCGGGGCCTGACGGAAGCAAGACTCTGCCGGAAGCCGACGCCGCAAGGCAATTCTTCGTTACGTGTGAAAGGTCACATGCCGTTTGGGCCAGGGGCTTTGCAGAAACCGGCGGACAGCACGACGCCGCCCGGCTAAGCTCA
This window of the Streptomyces sp. SLBN-118 genome carries:
- a CDS encoding transglycosylase SLT domain-containing protein, translated to MSRISVRGFAVASATAVTTVGAVVGVASGNAQPSSDNLEATAADATLLADIPVGQQAQIQVSSLTQQADAQAAAADAAAKRSAEEAARIQAAKTAKAKKEAAEEQAEREAEEKAARASRSAVRDASSFSAKSSYSVSEVQAIARQMVPGDQFQCFSNIVDHESSWNYQAQNASSGAYGLVQALPGSKMSSAGADWQTNPATQIKWGLNYMNDRYGSPCGAWSFWQANNWY